The following proteins are encoded in a genomic region of Maribacter hydrothermalis:
- a CDS encoding metal-dependent transcriptional regulator encodes MTLSEEDYIKAIYHLSEFNSKLVATNAIAEQMKTKPSSVTDMVKKLSEKSLVHYKKYQGVSLSEKGRLVALSIIRKHRLWEVFLVDKLNFSWDEVHVVAEQLEHIKSDALIDKLDAHLGFPKVDPHGDPIPNKDGVFSKSVKKLISELPVGGQGVCVGVNDSSAAFLKFLDKNKIALGDTFKILEREEFDGSVTISTRAGSIRISKQIASNLFLEIVDEE; translated from the coding sequence ATGACTTTATCGGAAGAAGATTATATTAAAGCTATTTATCATTTAAGCGAGTTTAATAGCAAACTTGTTGCTACAAATGCTATAGCGGAACAGATGAAAACCAAACCATCATCAGTTACCGATATGGTAAAGAAACTGTCCGAGAAATCTTTGGTTCATTATAAAAAATATCAAGGTGTTTCACTCTCAGAAAAAGGAAGGTTAGTAGCCTTATCCATTATTAGAAAACATAGGCTTTGGGAAGTTTTTTTGGTGGATAAATTAAATTTTTCTTGGGATGAGGTTCACGTGGTTGCTGAGCAGTTAGAGCATATAAAGAGCGATGCCTTAATTGATAAGTTAGATGCCCATTTAGGGTTTCCTAAGGTGGACCCACATGGTGACCCAATTCCCAATAAAGACGGTGTATTCAGCAAGTCTGTTAAAAAATTAATTAGTGAGTTGCCTGTCGGTGGCCAAGGTGTATGTGTTGGGGTAAATGATTCATCGGCAGCATTTTTGAAATTTTTGGATAAAAATAAAATCGCACTGGGCGACACATTTAAAATACTTGAAAGAGAAGAATTTGATGGTTCGGTTACTATTTCAACAAGGGCTGGGTCTATTCGTATTTCTAAACAAATAGCATCAAATTTATTTTTAGAGATAGTTGATGAAGAGTAA
- a CDS encoding ZIP family metal transporter, which translates to MDQIISYFESIDPVLAAFYATLFTWGLTAAGASLVFLFKTLNRAVLDGMLGFTGGVMVAASFWSLLAPGIEMSPGDGFVKVIPAAIGFFFGAMFIFGLDKVLPHLHINFKESEAEGVKTPWRRTTLLTLAITMHNIPEGLAVGVLFGGVAAGFDGASIGGAVALALGIGLQNFPEGFAVAMPLRRHGLSRTKSFMYGQASAIVEPIAAVLGAWAVMTFQPILPYALSFAAGAMIFVVVEEVIPETQQDKYTDIATMGFIGGFIIMMTLDVGLG; encoded by the coding sequence ATGGACCAAATAATTAGTTATTTCGAATCAATAGACCCCGTATTAGCGGCTTTCTATGCTACCTTATTTACATGGGGACTTACGGCGGCAGGTGCGTCATTGGTTTTTTTGTTTAAAACATTAAATCGCGCTGTTTTAGATGGGATGCTTGGTTTTACAGGAGGGGTAATGGTAGCGGCAAGTTTTTGGAGTTTGTTGGCACCTGGTATTGAAATGAGTCCTGGGGACGGATTCGTAAAAGTGATACCTGCGGCAATCGGGTTTTTCTTTGGTGCAATGTTCATTTTTGGATTGGACAAAGTACTTCCTCATTTACATATTAATTTTAAAGAAAGTGAGGCCGAAGGGGTTAAAACGCCTTGGCGTAGAACCACCTTGCTAACATTGGCAATTACAATGCATAATATACCCGAAGGTTTAGCAGTTGGTGTTCTGTTTGGCGGCGTTGCAGCTGGATTTGATGGCGCATCTATTGGTGGGGCGGTTGCCTTGGCTTTAGGTATTGGATTACAGAATTTCCCAGAAGGCTTTGCCGTGGCCATGCCATTACGTAGACATGGGTTAAGTAGAACTAAAAGTTTTATGTATGGTCAAGCATCTGCAATAGTAGAGCCAATAGCAGCTGTTTTAGGGGCATGGGCGGTAATGACTTTTCAGCCTATTTTACCTTATGCACTTTCTTTTGCAGCAGGAGCAATGATTTTTGTAGTTGTAGAAGAGGTAATACCAGAAACTCAACAAGACAAATATACCGATATTGCTACTATGGGCTTTATTGGTGGGTTTATTATAATGATGACCTTAGATGTAGGTTTAGGATAG
- a CDS encoding DUF2141 domain-containing protein, translating to MINRNFFLLLILAMLSNAISAQHNLSLTIDGVPSDKGTICYAVYTTENSFLNFDKVYKSGSEKAVKGSTAFSISNLPDGDYAIAIFHDENGNQNLDTNMFGIPKEQVAFSKGKMKMFGPPKFGECVFSFNTSMEMNISLN from the coding sequence ATGATAAATAGAAATTTCTTTTTGTTATTAATTTTAGCCATGCTATCAAATGCAATAAGCGCTCAGCATAATCTTAGCCTTACTATTGATGGAGTTCCTTCGGATAAAGGAACTATTTGTTATGCCGTTTATACTACCGAAAACTCCTTTTTAAACTTTGATAAAGTTTATAAATCGGGTTCGGAGAAGGCGGTAAAAGGGAGTACTGCTTTTAGTATTTCTAATTTACCAGATGGGGATTACGCCATTGCTATTTTTCATGATGAAAATGGCAACCAAAACCTTGATACAAATATGTTTGGCATTCCAAAAGAACAAGTGGCTTTTTCAAAAGGGAAGATGAAAATGTTTGGCCCACCAAAATTTGGTGAATGTGTTTTTAGCTTTAATACTTCTATGGAAATGAATATTAGTTTAAACTAA
- a CDS encoding TonB-dependent receptor plug domain-containing protein: protein MKNYILMWFAAVFFLSSCGVSKNTSNSTKTTSSLNNELKDKNRANITLIQRITQLPGVVLYNNLPVINKSSNSFGSVGNQEPLYVLNNQVIGNSFNSINELIENYNVKKIIILTGADAAVYGTQGSNGVIKITSY from the coding sequence ATGAAAAATTATATATTAATGTGGTTCGCAGCAGTCTTCTTTTTAAGTAGTTGTGGAGTATCTAAAAACACTAGTAATTCTACTAAAACTACATCTTCATTGAACAATGAACTTAAAGATAAAAACAGGGCAAATATTACTTTAATACAGCGCATAACTCAATTGCCCGGAGTGGTATTATATAACAATTTACCCGTTATTAACAAATCATCAAATTCATTTGGGTCAGTAGGCAATCAAGAACCATTATATGTTCTAAACAATCAAGTTATCGGTAATTCATTTAATTCTATAAATGAACTAATTGAAAATTATAATGTCAAAAAAATTATCATTTTAACCGGTGCAGATGCTGCGGTCTATGGAACGCAAGGCTCTAACGGTGTAATAAAAATTACCAGCTATTAG
- a CDS encoding DUF423 domain-containing protein, with amino-acid sequence MYLYYKNNMVLVAQLVGTLLGLLAVIFGAFGAHLLKKTFTVDQLNSFETGVKYQMYHALLIIMLSFNLNLETDLEKAIIYCFIIGILLFCFSIYGLCISASKGNKIKILGPITPIGGLFLVFGWSLLLYHFVKNLI; translated from the coding sequence ATGTATCTTTACTACAAAAACAATATGGTTTTAGTAGCACAGTTAGTAGGTACATTATTAGGGTTATTAGCGGTTATTTTTGGAGCTTTTGGTGCGCATTTGTTGAAAAAAACATTTACGGTAGACCAATTGAACAGTTTTGAAACTGGAGTTAAATACCAAATGTATCATGCATTATTAATTATAATGCTAAGTTTTAATCTCAACCTTGAAACTGATTTAGAGAAAGCTATAATTTATTGTTTTATTATTGGAATTCTATTATTTTGTTTCAGTATTTATGGTCTATGCATCTCTGCATCCAAAGGAAATAAAATAAAAATATTAGGTCCAATAACGCCAATAGGAGGACTTTTTTTGGTATTTGGATGGAGCCTGCTGCTTTACCACTTTGTCAAGAATTTAATATAA